In Candidatus Hydrogenedentota bacterium, the sequence GCCAGGCGCACCTTCGGATTATCCAATGGCGGACGCGTCGTGTTTATGCGGTAAAAATAGGTGCCGACGAACGGCTCGATGCGCAGCACCGCCGGATTGTCGCGCTTGTACGCGGGTATCTTTGTAATCACCAACGTTTCGATGGTGTCTACCTCGTTCGCGCGGAACATGCGTTCCGCCGTCTGCAGGTTGCCGCTGACGGGGTAGAACTCGATTTCATTCAGCTTCAGGTTGGCCGCGTCCCAGTAGTGCTCGTTTTTGACGACGCGGATCACCTCATTCGGCCGCCATTCCACGAGCTTGAATGGTCCGTTCGAGACGTGGTTGCCCGCCAAAATCCAGTCGTTCTGGCGGTCGTCGATTTTTCCAAATTGCTCGACGGTGGATTGCAGCACGGGAAACCACGCGTTGTGGATTTGCATGGACAGGAAATAGGGGGCGGGATATGCCAGTGTCACTTCGAGCGTGGCGTCGTCAATCGCTTTCACGCCGACCTGGTCGAAATCGGCCAGTTCGCCCTTGTTGTATGCCTCCGCATTCACGATGCACCACAGCATGTACGAATACTCGCTGCCGAATTTCTTCGAGAGCATGCGCTTGTAGCTGTAGACAAAATCCTTCGCGGTGACCGGCGCGCCGTTCGACCACTTGGCATCCGGGTTGATGTGGAAGGTGTAGGTCTTGCCGTCCTCGGAGATATCCCACGATTTGGCCGCGCCCGGCTCAATCTCGAGCGTTTTTTGGTTGAGCGTCGCGAGGCCCTCGAACAGGGAGGTAAGTATGCGGTGTTCGGTGTGGCCGGTGGTTAATTGCGGGTCAAGGGACTGCGGCTCCGCGTCCGCGGCCACGCGCAAGACACCCTGCCGGGCCGATCGGGAGCCCGAACCGCCGCCATCCTGCTTGCCGTTGCACCCCGCGGCCGTAATCGAGATAAGTGCGACGAACGCGAGCGCTGTGTCGAGTATAGATGACCGCATTGAGCAGCCATTATACTCACGCCCTTTCGCGGCTCAAACCGTCACACGCGTCGAGCGCATGCGGAATAGAAATGAGAGGCGGAGTTCCCGGAAGCCGCTCGCGGGGGTTGTTGCGGCCGACAGGAAACTCCGCTTCGTCAGCCCGATTCGAACCGTGTCTTGCGACCGGGTCAAATCAGTATCGTGATTTAATCCAAGCCCGACTTTCCGCGCAATCCGCGGAGCACCGCGAGCGCGGCCAAACCCGCGCCCATGAGCAGCGCGGTTGCCGGTTCCGGCACCACCGTGCCTCCCTTGAGGTCCCACGCTTCAAACCGCTTGCTCTCCGGGGCGAGTGCAAACGTCCCCAGCTCACGCGGTTCGTCGCGCAGCACGGTCACTTCATCCTCGCGAAAGTCCGGCGCGGCCTCGAATGACTCGCTCGCATCCGGCGAACGGCCCGGCGCATCGAGCACACCCTGGAGCGCAGCGCCGTCCGACGGCTGGTATGCGCCGACATCGCCAAAGGCGTTGTTTGCCGACGCACCCGTCGATACATCCGCGCGCGCAACGAGCGCCGCGACAAATGCGCCAACCGCCGCGACCACTATGAAAGCCGTGCCCGATCGAATCGTCACGGTATTCTTAAGCACCTATAGAACTCCTTCTAACATTTATCTAACACGAATTGCTCAAGCGTAGCGTGCCACGCTGGCATTCTTGGTCACCCACAGGTTTGTCGTACCGAGGTACTTGCACCGAACCTCCGATACGCCGACAATTTCCACACGAAGGGTTCAAAGCAATAAGCTTGCCAATTTGGTCCGAATTCGGTAATTCCTTGTTTTAGCAAGAGTTAACCAAGATCGGCGGCGGCACGATATAGTACGTTTACTACTAATTGCGCGCAATGCGAGACTCAATGTAATTCATCGCTGAGCAACCTTTGCGCTCACTTTGGACAGTATTTACAATTTCGCAGCCGTCCCGCTTTACTCACATCGCCCCCCGGCGGCGTCCGCACCTCACGCACGCGTAGTGGGCGATACAAAAACCCTACATACTGGAAGTGAGCGGAGTATGAGATTGCTGAATGGAACCGGCGGCAGGAGCGACTGCTCCGGCCGCCGGTCCGCCGGTATTCTGTGCGGCGGAATTAGCGGGCGCCACCGCCGAGAGTGCCGCCGCCCGCGGAGGCGGACTTCGTGGCGGGGGTTTCCCACGACATATTCATCCAGCCGATCATCATTTCTTCCCAGGTCTGCTCGCCCCAACGGACGGGCTTCGTCGGGTCGGGGTTGGCGGGATTATTGGCGGAATTGTCGAAGTGGGCGATCGTTTCGATGCGGGTGCCTTTCGGCAGGCGCGCCGGCGTTTCGAGAATATAGGTCGTCTGCCAATTGAAGTCGTAGTTCGGCACGCGCAGCAACGTCTCGGAATTGCCGTCGGGATAATGCGCGATGTACTCGAACGATTTGCCGCGGTAGTGCATATGCGGCGTCATCGAATACAGAATTCCATTGTCCGGAATGACGCTTTCGGCAACCACACGGTAGTTTGCATCGCCCGCCGGGATTTGGAAATCCGGGTTGATGGTCGTCGCGGTGATCACCTCGCGCTGCGGCGGCTGCTTCGCAAACACGATTCCCAACTGCGACCTGTCCACCTCGTGTTTGCCCGTCGGCGTGTAATGCATCTGGAAGATGAAAGTCGATCCCTTCGGCACCTTCACCGCGTTTCCTTCCGGCAATATCGTCGGGATGACGCCCGGTGCAAAGCCTACCAGGAAGCCGCGGCCCAGCCGTTGAAACTCCTGGCGTTGTCCCGCTTCCATTTCCGGCGATCGCATGAACACGATGATGTGGTGCACCACCTTGGGGTTGCTTGCGCGCGCTTCGATCATCTGGAGCCACTTGTCTTCCGCGAAGTTCGTCGGCACCTCGATTTCGCGGTACGGC encodes:
- a CDS encoding peptide ABC transporter substrate-binding protein produces the protein MRSSILDTALAFVALISITAAGCNGKQDGGGSGSRSARQGVLRVAADAEPQSLDPQLTTGHTEHRILTSLFEGLATLNQKTLEIEPGAAKSWDISEDGKTYTFHINPDAKWSNGAPVTAKDFVYSYKRMLSKKFGSEYSYMLWCIVNAEAYNKGELADFDQVGVKAIDDATLEVTLAYPAPYFLSMQIHNAWFPVLQSTVEQFGKIDDRQNDWILAGNHVSNGPFKLVEWRPNEVIRVVKNEHYWDAANLKLNEIEFYPVSGNLQTAERMFRANEVDTIETLVITKIPAYKRDNPAVLRIEPFVGTYFYRINTTRPPLDNPKVRLALAMSVDKKSICDDVLFGAFVPAVALTPPGIGGYTAEASLPYDIEQAKQLLSEAGFPGGTGMRPIEILYNESEDHQMVAEAIQDMWKNGLGIEVTTNKQEWKVYLNSMTTLNYDVVRAGWIADFLDPMNYCECFTTGNGNNRTGWSNATYDELEKKARHELDPAQRFAYMQEAEKILLSETPIIPIYTYRQRYLVSPDLEGCDGNQLGYMNYKYMSVTRDQS
- a CDS encoding cytochrome c — translated: MRAVRIVVCLVACAIGGVTLAQDTAAAPAANVPTYAKDVAPIMQERCADCHHPGGIGPFSLLTYRQTKGWAPMIKEVVEQRRMPPWHADPSVGKYKNDRRLTDSEIATIVKWADGGRPMGNEADLPAPIKYSEDWRIPGPDAVFELPVEQHIEPSGVVPYREIEVPTNFAEDKWLQMIEARASNPKVVHHIIVFMRSPEMEAGQRQEFQRLGRGFLVGFAPGVIPTILPEGNAVKVPKGSTFIFQMHYTPTGKHEVDRSQLGIVFAKQPPQREVITATTINPDFQIPAGDANYRVVAESVIPDNGILYSMTPHMHYRGKSFEYIAHYPDGNSETLLRVPNYDFNWQTTYILETPARLPKGTRIETIAHFDNSANNPANPDPTKPVRWGEQTWEEMMIGWMNMSWETPATKSASAGGGTLGGGAR
- a CDS encoding PEP-CTERM sorting domain-containing protein — translated: MLKNTVTIRSGTAFIVVAAVGAFVAALVARADVSTGASANNAFGDVGAYQPSDGAALQGVLDAPGRSPDASESFEAAPDFREDEVTVLRDEPRELGTFALAPESKRFEAWDLKGGTVVPEPATALLMGAGLAALAVLRGLRGKSGLD